The region TGTAAGCCGGAGAGTTTACCTTCTTCCGTTCCTTCGTCCAGATAGGTTGCCAGCGTGTCGCCATTGTAGCTATGCTTGGTGATGTATTGCCCATCGGGTATGGGTGCTGCCGTCAGGTAGAAATTGTTTGCAGCATCGAAGGCCACATCCTCTATAAACCCCCCAGAAATGAGCAGTTCTGGTGTGCCATCTTGTTTGACGCGCTTCATCCAGTGCACGCCCACAATGTTTAAGCTATTATTAGCATCGATCTTAACCTGGTAGGGTTCCATGTAATGACCTGGGGATGTTTCCAGGCTGTCGTATACTTGCAGTACGTTCCCCTGGCTATCGAACTTCTGGACACGGTAATTGTCCGGATCCGCCACGTAGATGTTGCCCTCGTTATCGATATCTAGGCCCCGAGGTAACTTGAATTGCCCTGGCGCATTACCTTCGCTGCCAAAGCACATCACCAGCTCGCCTTCTGTGGTATACTTGCATACTTTACCTCCCCTCCTGGACACAAAGAAATGCCCCTGTTTATCTGTAGCAATACCAAAGCCGGCAAAGGTATCATCATCCAGGAAAAGCTCCTTCAGGAGTTCGCCTTCCGGGCTAAATACCTTTACGTTGGAATGGTCTAAGACATATAGCTTTCGGTCTGGGCCAATATCAAAATCCAAGGGGTTCTGTAAAGTAAGCCCCTTTAGCTTGGTTCTGGTATATTCTTGTTGCAGGTTTGCCTGAGCCCGGCTGGAAGGGGTAAAAATAAAAGTGAGCAGAATCAGGAGTAAAGCTGTTCTCATAGGCTAAAAGTGAATCGTCAATCAAGTAAGTATAGAGTGTTCAGTTACAGGGCCTAAAGGTATACATTTTGACTTGAATATATAGCTCTTACAGGAGCTGTTATCGAAGCTAAAGGATACTTAAAAGCAGAAGCTGAAAGTATAGCGGCAAACAAAAACAGCGGCCCTTACACTTTGAAAGTATAAAGGCCGCTGCCAAAGTATAAATCCTGCGTTTTACCGGTTATCCTCCGCGTACCACTCGGCAAAGGAGTTCTGTGTTTCCCAGAGCTTCAGGTGGTGCAGGTTTACGTACTCCGGCAGATGCTTCTGCAGCCGGTGCTGGAAATCGATCAGCATGTTCTCGCAAGTAGGCTGGTAGGGGGTAAGTACCAGCTTATGCTCATACTTGCGCAACGGCTCGAGCAGGTCCTGTGGCGAGCCCTGCGGCAGCACCAGCGCATGGTCGAAGGGTTGCACGATGTGCTCCTGGACCAGTTGCTTCAGGTCGCCGAAGTCCATCACCATGCCGTTTTTGGGGTGTTCTTCCTCCACGAGCGGCGTACCGATTATGGTTACCTCCAGTTTGTAGGAGTGGCCGTGGATATGGCGGCAGGGGCCGTCGTAGTTAAGCAGTGCGTGTGCCGTCTCAAAGGTGAAAAGCCTGGTGAGCCTGATCTTCGTCATCAAGTATAAAGCGTAAGGATAAAAGTATAAGTGATTATACGCGCAAGGTAGGCCGGCAGTAGGACGTATAAAATGACACAGGTCATTGTGCGGGTGGGGCAGGGGCAAAAGAAAAAGGCCAGCCCATAGGCTAGCCTTTCCTGCATTATATTTTAAAGAGACTAACGCTTCTCCACCGGAACGTAGTCGCGTTTGGTCTCGCCGGTGTAGATCTGGCGAGGACGGCCGATAGGCTCTTTGTTCTCACGCATCTCTTTCCACTGCGCGATCCAGCCTGGCAGACGGCCCAGGGCGAACATCACCGTAAACATATCGGTTGGGATACCGATGGCGCGGTAGATGATGCCGGAGTAGAAGTCTACGTTCGGGTAGAGTTTGCGCTCCACGAAGTATGAGTCATTCAGGGCAGCTTCTTCCAGCTCCTTGGCGATGTCGAGGATCGGATCGTTAATGCCAAGAGCGGTGAGTACTTCGTCTGCAGCCTTCTTAATGATTCTGGCGCGAGGGTCGAAGTTCTTGTACACGCGGTGGCCAAAGCCCATCAGGCGGAACGGATCGTCCTTGTCTTTTGCTTTCGCGATGAATTTCTTGGAATCACCACCGTCTGCCTTGATCTGCTCCAGCATCTCGATAACGGCCTGGTTGGCACCACCGTGCAGCGGGCCCCACAACGCGCCGATACCGGCAGAAACAGAGGAGTACAGGCTGGCGTTGGCAGAGCCTACCAAACGCACCGTAGAGGTAGAGCAGTTCTGCTCGTGATCGGCGTGCAGGATCAGCAGCTTGTTCAGGGCGTCTACTACCACCGGGTTTAGCTCATACTCCTCGGTTGGGTAGGCGAACATCATGTGCAGGAAGTTCGAGCAGTAGTCCAGCTTGTTTTTTGGGTAGTTCACCGGATGCCCGATAGAGTTTTTGTAAGACCAGGCAGCAATAGTTGGTAGCTTGGCCATCAGACGGATGATAGAAAGGTCTACCTCATCTTTCGTCTGGTTCGGGTTAAGCGATTCAGGGTAGAAAGCCGTTAGCGAGCTGATTAGGGCAGAAAGGATCCCCATCGGGTGCGCCGCAGAAGGGAAACCGTCCAGGATCTTGCGCATGTCCTCGTTCACCAGCGTGTGCAGTCTTATCTTGTTGCTGAAATCGTCCAGCTCCTGTGCTGTTGGCAACGAACCATAGATCAGCAGGTAAGCCACCTCGATAAAGTTCGACTTCTCTGCCAGTTGCTCAATAGGATAGCCCCTGTAGTGCAGAATACCCTGCTCACCATCCAGGAAAGTGATGGCGCTGGTAGTGGCCCCCGTGTTCTTATAGCCTGAGTCCAGGGTGACATAGCCGGACTGAGCACGCAGAGAAGAAATGTCTATCGCTTTTTCGTTCTCAGTACCCTCAACAACAGGCATCTGGTAAGATTTACCATCTAAAATTATTTCAGCAAATTCTGACATGTGTATTAGTTTTTTTGCGTAGTTGTGTCTCTTAATGAAGCGAAATTAGGTAAAATAGTTCTAAAAAGAAACGTGCTGCTTGCATAATATCTTACTTCTACAATGTATTAGCAAGCCACCTTATCTTCCCCACCTCTTAAAGCGGAAATCCCGTAAAATGTTTCACTTTTTCCGAAATCATTTAACAAAATGGTCATGTGGGTAGATGAAATTAAAAGGGTTTATACTTGTACGAAGGAAAGCCCCTGAAGCATGTAAACTCCATTTGTTTGGTGAGAAAGACGCGCTCTTTTCAAAGGACAGGTCATGTTCTTTTGCCGGTTTGCCCGTCTCGCACCTATATGAACCAATAGCTTTGAACCCGTAAATTGGCTATTTTTGCAGTATGTATACCCGCGAACAGGCATCTCAGATCAGGCAGCAGTTCTGGACCACTTTTGGCCAGTACCTTTCGCCGCAGCTCTCCGCCGATGGCTGGAAAGTGAACTGGCTAAACTATAAAACCGGTGTGAAGGATGTATACTTCCGGATGAACGCCGACAACAAGCGCGGGTACATTGCCATCGAGCTGGCGCATCCCGATACGGAGATGCAGGAACTAGTGTACGATCAGTTTCTGGAGCACAGAACCATGCTGCAGGAGGCGCTGGGCGAGGAGTGGGAGTGGCTGCTGCATACCTCCGACGAGTCGGGGCGGGTGGTGAGCAGGATCTATAAGGAGATCGCCCCGGTAAACGTGTTCAACAAAGACGACTGGCCGGCCCTGATCTCTTTCCTGAAGCCCCGTATTATTGCATTGGATGAGTTCTGGAGCAACGCAAAGTATAGCTTCGGAGGATAGGAGGCTGGTTACCAGGTCGTGTCATCATCGGGGTTGGTGAATCCGAGGCCCGGGCGGAAGCGGGTGCCTCTGCCATGCAGGTGGTCCCACATATCGGCCTCCAGCTTCAGCTTATCCAGTTGTATAAACTCCTCCCAACGCTCCCTGTCATCGGCATCGAACTCGTTTAGCAGCTCCTGCAGGTGCATGTTGCTACTTTCCTGCTGCTGTGCCACCAGGTGCGGGTTGGTGCGCAGCATGAGTTCTATCTTAATGCGGAAGTAGGTGTTCAGCTCCTTGTAGCGCGCCTCGTCCCAGTTCTCCAGGTTCGGGTTTTCCATCATACTTATGTTAAAAGCCTCTCGTTTAGTATACCCCGAATGGGGCGGCAAGTTATGTAGATTTCTTGACTCGCTTCTCCGGATATCTTTGTCCGCAACTTTTCTGATGCGGACTTCCAAGCCCACGTAAGCCGTATTTTATATTTGCCAATTTTCCTGGCGCAACTCTTCAGACTTGTATCCTAGTGATGGCGTCGGGTCTGTGACTCGGCTGGCTTAAAAAGCCCCGCTCTTTCGGATTTGCAATCCGAAAGTATGAAGCAGCGGATTTGTAATCCGCGAGAGCCATCCTTATACTTCGGCCATACTTTTATACTTACTTGGCGCAAGCGTCCGCTTGTGCCTCGATTAGAGCTACTGCTTTCCGCAACCTGAGCCAAGCTATCCTTACTAGCTGCAACTTATCTCTCCGCTGGCGCTAGTTTGCAACTCGTGTCCTACTTTGAGGTCGAGTTTGCAACCCGACTGGCTCGCAGATCCATGCTTCATACTTGGGCTGTACTTTCCTAGCCGATGTTTCCGGCAACTGGACACAAGCTATA is a window of Pontibacter kalidii DNA encoding:
- a CDS encoding 6-pyruvoyl trahydropterin synthase family protein — translated: MTKIRLTRLFTFETAHALLNYDGPCRHIHGHSYKLEVTIIGTPLVEEEHPKNGMVMDFGDLKQLVQEHIVQPFDHALVLPQGSPQDLLEPLRKYEHKLVLTPYQPTCENMLIDFQHRLQKHLPEYVNLHHLKLWETQNSFAEWYAEDNR
- a CDS encoding citrate synthase, whose translation is MSEFAEIILDGKSYQMPVVEGTENEKAIDISSLRAQSGYVTLDSGYKNTGATTSAITFLDGEQGILHYRGYPIEQLAEKSNFIEVAYLLIYGSLPTAQELDDFSNKIRLHTLVNEDMRKILDGFPSAAHPMGILSALISSLTAFYPESLNPNQTKDEVDLSIIRLMAKLPTIAAWSYKNSIGHPVNYPKNKLDYCSNFLHMMFAYPTEEYELNPVVVDALNKLLILHADHEQNCSTSTVRLVGSANASLYSSVSAGIGALWGPLHGGANQAVIEMLEQIKADGGDSKKFIAKAKDKDDPFRLMGFGHRVYKNFDPRARIIKKAADEVLTALGINDPILDIAKELEEAALNDSYFVERKLYPNVDFYSGIIYRAIGIPTDMFTVMFALGRLPGWIAQWKEMRENKEPIGRPRQIYTGETKRDYVPVEKR
- a CDS encoding DUF4268 domain-containing protein — protein: MYTREQASQIRQQFWTTFGQYLSPQLSADGWKVNWLNYKTGVKDVYFRMNADNKRGYIAIELAHPDTEMQELVYDQFLEHRTMLQEALGEEWEWLLHTSDESGRVVSRIYKEIAPVNVFNKDDWPALISFLKPRIIALDEFWSNAKYSFGG